A window from Brucella sp. BE17 encodes these proteins:
- the fmt gene encoding methionyl-tRNA formyltransferase, with product MRIVFMGTPDFSVPILTAIIGQGYDVVAVYTQPPRPAGRRGLELTKSPVHEKAEEFGIPVFTPKSLKGAEEQDVFASLEADVAIVVAYGLLLPTAILETPRLGCYNGHASLLPRWRGAAPIQRAIMAGDDESGIMIMKMDEGLDTGPVAMAEKVAITPDMTAGELHDRLSMIGADLMVRALGALERESLALQPQSEDGVLYAAKIDKAEARIDWSKPAKDVHNTIRGLSPFPGAWCEMEINGTVERVKLLRSTLAEGQGAPGQVLDDKLTIAGGDGAVRLVMLQRSGGKPLAAQEFLRGAQNLKVL from the coding sequence TTGCGTATTGTCTTCATGGGTACACCGGATTTTTCGGTGCCAATCCTGACCGCCATCATCGGGCAGGGCTATGATGTCGTGGCTGTCTACACGCAGCCGCCACGTCCCGCAGGACGCCGCGGGCTGGAACTGACCAAATCGCCCGTGCACGAAAAGGCAGAGGAATTCGGCATCCCGGTTTTTACGCCCAAGAGCCTCAAGGGTGCGGAAGAACAAGATGTTTTTGCAAGCCTCGAAGCTGATGTGGCGATTGTCGTTGCCTACGGGCTGTTATTGCCCACAGCCATTTTAGAGACGCCGAGGCTTGGTTGCTATAATGGCCATGCTTCGCTGCTGCCGCGCTGGCGTGGTGCCGCGCCCATTCAGCGTGCCATTATGGCGGGCGATGATGAGAGCGGCATCATGATCATGAAAATGGATGAGGGACTCGATACCGGGCCTGTCGCCATGGCGGAGAAGGTTGCGATTACACCGGATATGACGGCGGGCGAATTGCATGATCGGCTCAGCATGATCGGTGCCGATCTGATGGTGCGTGCACTGGGTGCCCTTGAACGCGAAAGTTTGGCGTTGCAACCACAGTCGGAAGATGGCGTGCTCTATGCCGCCAAGATCGACAAGGCTGAAGCCCGCATCGACTGGTCAAAACCTGCAAAGGACGTGCATAACACCATTCGCGGCCTCTCCCCATTTCCGGGTGCCTGGTGCGAGATGGAAATCAACGGCACGGTCGAGCGGGTGAAATTACTACGCTCCACACTTGCTGAAGGGCAAGGCGCACCCGGTCAAGTTCTTGACGACAAGCTGACCATTGCCGGTGGCGATGGTGCCGTGCGGCTCGTTATGTTACAACGTTCAGGCGGCAAGCCCTTGGCTGCACAGGAATTTCTGCGCGGTGCGCAAAATTTGAAGGTTCTCTAG
- a CDS encoding LOG family protein — translation MNPMEKSGWTPFPHSEEAIKQAKTVPQTPQTEAPAYRLAFTDDDFLTRRDLRAVRLQLELLKPEMILADRGIKSTVVMFGGARIPEPGGEAWAAKNEVQKKNLEANAHYYEEARKFARLCSEYSATTYYREFIVVTGGGPGVMEAGNRGAADVGAPTIGLNIVLPHEQAPNPYVTPDLCFNFHYFAIRKMHFLMRAKALCVFPGGFGTMDELFEAMTLIQTNRMERMPLILFGKEFWTKAINIEFLAEQGTISPADIEMLNFVETAEEAWEQIKDFYKL, via the coding sequence ATGAACCCGATGGAGAAGTCTGGCTGGACACCGTTTCCTCATTCAGAGGAAGCCATCAAACAGGCCAAAACCGTACCGCAGACACCGCAGACCGAAGCTCCTGCCTATCGCCTCGCCTTTACGGACGATGATTTTCTGACACGCCGCGACTTACGCGCCGTGCGGTTGCAGCTCGAACTTTTAAAGCCGGAAATGATTCTGGCCGACCGTGGTATCAAGTCGACGGTTGTCATGTTTGGTGGTGCGCGTATCCCGGAGCCGGGCGGCGAAGCCTGGGCGGCCAAGAACGAGGTGCAGAAAAAGAACCTCGAAGCCAATGCGCATTATTATGAGGAAGCACGCAAATTCGCGCGGCTATGCTCAGAATATTCGGCGACCACCTATTATCGCGAATTCATCGTGGTGACGGGCGGTGGGCCGGGGGTTATGGAAGCAGGCAACCGCGGTGCCGCCGATGTTGGCGCGCCGACGATCGGGCTGAACATTGTGCTGCCGCACGAGCAGGCACCGAACCCCTATGTCACGCCTGATCTGTGCTTCAATTTCCATTATTTCGCGATCCGCAAGATGCACTTCCTCATGCGCGCCAAAGCGCTTTGCGTCTTTCCTGGCGGGTTCGGCACTATGGACGAGTTGTTTGAGGCAATGACGCTGATCCAGACCAACCGGATGGAGCGTATGCCTCTTATCCTGTTTGGCAAAGAGTTCTGGACCAAGGCGATCAATATCGAGTTTCTTGCCGAGCAGGGAACCATATCGCCTGCCGATATTGAAATGCTGAACTTTGTCGAGACCGCTGAAGAGGCATGGGAGCAGATCAAGGATTTTTATAAGCTCTAG
- the lepA gene encoding translation elongation factor 4: MSTPLDHIRNFSIVAHIDHGKSTLADRLIQLTGGVDTRELKDQMLDSMDIERERGITIKAQTVRLNYKAQNGEDYVLNLIDTPGHVDFAYEVSRSLAACEGSLLVVDASQGVEAQTLANVYQAIDNNHEIVVVLNKIDLPAAEPERVKGQIEEVIGIDASDAVEISAKTGLGIEGVLEAIVNKLPAPKEGDRSAPLKAMLVDSWYDSYLGVIVLVRIIDGVLKKGQTIRMMGTGARYPVERTGVFTPKMVQVDELGPGELGFITASIKEVADTRVGDTITEDRRPTQNMLPGFKPAQPVVFCGLFPVDAADFEDLRGAMGKLRLNDASFSFEMETSAALGFGFRCGFLGLLHLEIIQERLEREFNLDLITTAPSVVYHLNMLDGTKKELHNPADMPDVVKITAIEEPWIKATIMTPDDYLGAIMKLCQERRGIQVDLTYVGPRAMITYELPLNEVVFDFYDRLKSISKGYASFDYNLSEYREGDLVKMSILVNDEPVDALSMLVHRTAAEKRGRVLCEKLKELIPQHMFKIPIQAAIGGRIVARETISALRKDVTAKCYGGDVSRKRKLLEKQKEGKKRMRQFGKVEIPQEAFIQALKMGDD; this comes from the coding sequence GACACGCGCGAGCTAAAGGATCAGATGCTCGACTCGATGGATATCGAGCGCGAGCGCGGCATCACCATCAAGGCCCAGACCGTACGCCTCAACTACAAGGCGCAAAACGGCGAGGACTATGTGCTGAACCTGATCGACACGCCCGGCCACGTCGATTTCGCCTATGAAGTCTCGCGTTCGCTGGCTGCCTGCGAGGGCTCGCTTCTGGTCGTGGATGCCTCACAGGGCGTGGAAGCGCAGACGCTCGCCAATGTCTATCAGGCGATAGACAATAATCATGAAATCGTGGTGGTCTTGAACAAGATCGACCTTCCTGCCGCTGAACCCGAGCGTGTGAAAGGTCAGATCGAGGAAGTGATCGGCATCGATGCGTCCGATGCGGTGGAAATTTCCGCCAAGACGGGGTTGGGCATCGAGGGTGTGCTGGAAGCCATCGTTAACAAGCTGCCAGCGCCAAAAGAAGGCGACCGCTCGGCACCACTGAAAGCCATGCTGGTCGATAGCTGGTATGATAGCTATCTCGGTGTGATCGTTCTGGTACGCATTATCGATGGTGTCCTGAAAAAGGGCCAGACCATTCGCATGATGGGGACTGGCGCGAGATATCCGGTTGAGCGCACGGGTGTGTTTACGCCCAAAATGGTACAGGTGGATGAGCTGGGTCCGGGCGAGCTTGGTTTCATCACCGCGTCCATCAAGGAAGTGGCTGATACGCGCGTTGGTGATACAATCACCGAAGACCGTCGCCCGACGCAAAATATGCTGCCTGGCTTCAAGCCCGCGCAGCCAGTGGTGTTCTGTGGTCTGTTCCCGGTTGATGCTGCGGATTTTGAAGATTTGCGCGGTGCCATGGGCAAGCTGCGGCTCAACGACGCCTCGTTCTCGTTTGAAATGGAAACCTCGGCCGCACTCGGTTTTGGTTTCCGTTGTGGTTTTCTGGGGCTGTTGCATCTTGAAATCATTCAGGAGCGGCTGGAACGCGAGTTCAATCTCGATCTCATCACGACTGCTCCTTCGGTCGTCTATCATCTCAATATGCTGGATGGCACAAAGAAGGAGCTGCACAACCCTGCCGATATGCCGGATGTGGTCAAGATTACGGCAATCGAGGAGCCTTGGATCAAGGCGACCATCATGACGCCGGATGATTATCTGGGCGCGATCATGAAGCTCTGTCAGGAGCGGCGCGGCATTCAGGTGGATCTGACTTATGTCGGTCCGCGAGCCATGATCACTTATGAACTGCCGCTCAATGAAGTGGTGTTTGATTTTTATGACCGTCTGAAATCGATCTCCAAGGGCTATGCCTCGTTCGACTATAATCTATCGGAATATCGTGAGGGCGATCTGGTCAAGATGTCGATCCTCGTCAATGACGAGCCGGTCGATGCGCTTTCCATGCTGGTGCACCGCACGGCTGCGGAAAAGCGCGGTCGCGTGCTGTGCGAAAAGCTGAAAGAGCTGATCCCGCAGCATATGTTCAAGATTCCTATCCAGGCAGCCATCGGCGGTCGCATCGTGGCGCGTGAAACGATCTCGGCACTGCGCAAGGACGTGACGGCAAAATGTTATGGCGGCGACGTATCGCGCAAGCGCAAGCTTCTGGAAAAGCAGAAGGAAGGCAAAAAGCGCATGCGCCAGTTCGGCAAGGTCGAAATCCCGCAGGAGGCCTTTATTCAGGCGCTCAAGATGGGCGATGATTGA
- the truA gene encoding tRNA pseudouridine(38-40) synthase TruA has product MPRYRLTVEYDGTPYAGWQRQENGHTVQGAIEQAFKKFCGEDLALGAAGRTDAGVHALAQVVHVDLDKDWAASKIRDALNAHLIMAQERVSILNVEKTTDGFDARFCATARHYLYRIHNRRSPLTIDYQRAWWVQKRLDHAAMHEAAQLLLGEHDFTTFRATQCQAKSPIKTLDRLDITRHGDFIEMRVSARSFLHNQVRSFAGSLMEVGIGRWSADDLQKALEARDRKACGQVAPPYGLYLVSVDYAFPYNN; this is encoded by the coding sequence GTGCCGCGTTACAGGCTGACGGTTGAATATGACGGCACGCCCTATGCGGGCTGGCAGCGTCAGGAAAACGGCCATACTGTGCAAGGCGCCATCGAGCAGGCGTTCAAGAAATTCTGCGGCGAGGATTTGGCACTGGGCGCTGCCGGTCGCACCGATGCGGGCGTGCATGCGCTTGCACAGGTCGTGCATGTCGATCTAGACAAAGACTGGGCGGCAAGCAAGATACGCGATGCGCTCAATGCGCATCTCATCATGGCGCAGGAACGCGTCAGCATTCTGAATGTGGAAAAGACCACGGACGGTTTTGACGCGCGGTTTTGCGCCACGGCCCGGCATTATCTTTATCGCATCCATAACCGCCGTTCGCCGCTGACCATCGATTATCAGCGTGCATGGTGGGTACAGAAGCGGCTTGATCACGCGGCAATGCACGAGGCCGCACAGCTCCTGCTCGGCGAACATGATTTCACGACCTTTCGCGCCACGCAATGTCAGGCCAAAAGCCCGATCAAAACGCTCGACCGGCTCGATATCACGCGCCATGGCGACTTTATCGAAATGCGCGTTTCAGCCCGTTCTTTCCTGCATAATCAGGTGCGCTCCTTTGCTGGCAGCCTGATGGAAGTGGGCATCGGACGCTGGAGCGCGGATGATCTGCAAAAAGCCCTTGAAGCGCGTGACCGCAAGGCCTGCGGTCAGGTAGCACCGCCTTACGGGCTTTATCTGGTCAGTGTGGATTACGCGTTTCCGTATAATAATTAA
- the def gene encoding peptide deformylase, with the protein MSLKPLVYLPDPLLREVSKPVEQFDAHLRKFAKDMLETMYEAPGIGLAAIQVAEPIRLLTIDLAKEDQEKSPFIFVNPVIVSSSDELSLYEEGCLSIPDYYAEVERPARIKVEYFDVEGKPQTMEADGLMATCLQHEVDHLNGVLFIDHISKLKRDMVIKKFKKLAKERGGTRQVL; encoded by the coding sequence ATGTCTTTAAAACCGCTTGTCTATCTTCCTGATCCTTTGCTGCGCGAGGTTTCCAAACCGGTCGAGCAGTTTGATGCGCATTTGCGAAAATTTGCAAAGGATATGCTGGAGACCATGTATGAGGCCCCCGGTATCGGTCTTGCAGCGATACAGGTTGCCGAACCCATTCGTCTTCTGACGATCGACCTTGCCAAGGAAGACCAGGAAAAATCTCCTTTCATTTTCGTCAATCCGGTGATCGTGAGTTCTTCGGACGAGCTCAGCCTTTATGAAGAGGGCTGTCTGTCGATCCCCGATTATTATGCGGAAGTGGAACGGCCAGCCCGGATCAAGGTCGAGTATTTCGATGTAGAGGGCAAGCCGCAGACAATGGAAGCGGACGGGCTGATGGCAACGTGTCTGCAACATGAGGTCGATCACCTCAACGGCGTTCTCTTCATCGACCATATTTCCAAATTGAAACGCGATATGGTCATCAAGAAATTCAAGAAGCTTGCCAAGGAACGTGGCGGCACACGGCAGGTGCTTTGA
- a CDS encoding transglutaminase-like cysteine peptidase, protein MRSVTIALVGLVAALGAATAPVRAAQWSEAGSPTSIPYGHKDYCARNPRDCRPHAVVPPFKLTPQRLALLQSVNSAVNARIKAVSDQENYGKRDYWTIPANGKGDCEDYVLMKRAKLMARGIAPSQLLITMVQAREAHVVLSVRTDHGDYILDNMRTEVLPVEQTSYRYIKMQSPAHSGQWVSIAGRSMAVAKR, encoded by the coding sequence ATGCGTTCTGTCACCATAGCGTTAGTAGGACTGGTCGCGGCGTTGGGTGCAGCGACTGCTCCCGTGCGCGCTGCACAGTGGAGTGAGGCAGGCAGCCCAACAAGCATTCCTTATGGACATAAGGACTACTGCGCGAGAAACCCGCGTGATTGCCGTCCACATGCTGTAGTACCACCGTTCAAGCTTACGCCGCAGCGTCTTGCGTTGCTGCAAAGCGTCAACAGCGCCGTCAATGCCCGCATCAAGGCGGTTTCTGATCAGGAGAATTACGGCAAGCGGGACTACTGGACCATTCCAGCAAACGGAAAAGGCGATTGTGAGGATTATGTGCTGATGAAACGGGCCAAGCTAATGGCACGTGGTATTGCGCCCTCGCAGCTTCTCATAACTATGGTGCAGGCTCGTGAAGCCCATGTGGTGCTGAGCGTGCGTACTGACCATGGCGACTATATTCTTGACAATATGCGCACTGAGGTGTTGCCAGTAGAACAAACATCCTATCGCTACATCAAGATGCAATCGCCTGCTCATTCTGGTCAATGGGTTTCTATTGCCGGGCGTTCGATGGCAGTTGCAAAGCGGTGA
- the dapE gene encoding succinyl-diaminopimelate desuccinylase: MRLPVNPAENLATLIRCPSVTPVEGGALNALEAMLRPMGFAVERPVFRDTDTPDIENLYARKSGNGPHLMFAGHTDVVPPGNEADWKHPPFSAAIEDGVMYGRGAVDMKGGIACFVAAVARYVEKHEALNGNISFLITGDEEGPAINGTSKLLEWAKSRGESWDASILGEPTNPDKLGDAIKIGRRGSLSGTITVYGVQGHAAYPHLADNPVRGITTLIGSLLHPILDEGTADFQATNLEVTTIDVGNKATNVIPNKASASFNIRFNDTWSAQSLETEIRARLDKACHDNRLRPGREKPIAYELTWRENPSHVFLTSNEKLIGTLSTSIKAVTGKHPERSTSGGTSDARFIKDYCPVVEFGLVGQTMHMVDERVALDDLEELTQIYERFIADFFG; this comes from the coding sequence ATGCGTTTGCCTGTTAATCCTGCCGAAAATCTCGCGACACTCATTCGCTGTCCTTCCGTAACGCCTGTTGAAGGCGGCGCGTTGAACGCCCTGGAAGCTATGCTGAGGCCTATGGGCTTTGCGGTTGAGCGTCCGGTATTTCGTGACACGGACACACCGGACATTGAAAATCTCTATGCGCGCAAATCCGGCAATGGCCCCCATCTGATGTTTGCAGGCCATACCGATGTCGTTCCCCCCGGCAACGAAGCGGACTGGAAACACCCGCCTTTTTCGGCAGCCATTGAAGATGGTGTCATGTATGGCCGCGGTGCGGTCGACATGAAGGGCGGTATTGCCTGTTTCGTAGCCGCTGTCGCGCGCTATGTCGAGAAACATGAGGCTTTGAACGGCAATATCTCGTTTCTGATCACCGGCGATGAGGAAGGTCCGGCTATCAACGGCACATCCAAGCTGCTTGAATGGGCAAAGTCGCGTGGTGAAAGCTGGGACGCGTCTATTCTAGGTGAACCCACCAATCCCGACAAGCTTGGCGACGCAATCAAGATCGGTCGCCGCGGTTCGCTTTCAGGCACCATTACCGTTTATGGCGTTCAGGGCCATGCTGCCTATCCGCATCTGGCCGACAATCCGGTGCGTGGCATCACCACCCTCATCGGAAGCCTGCTTCATCCGATCCTTGACGAGGGCACAGCCGATTTTCAGGCGACCAATCTGGAAGTCACCACAATCGATGTCGGCAATAAGGCGACCAATGTCATTCCGAACAAGGCGAGTGCCTCATTTAACATCCGGTTCAATGACACATGGTCCGCGCAAAGCCTTGAAACTGAAATCCGGGCGCGGTTAGACAAAGCCTGCCACGACAATCGCCTGCGTCCCGGTCGTGAAAAGCCCATTGCCTATGAATTGACATGGCGGGAAAATCCAAGCCACGTTTTTCTCACCAGCAACGAAAAACTGATCGGCACATTGAGCACATCCATCAAAGCTGTCACAGGCAAACACCCCGAACGTTCGACTTCGGGCGGCACGTCAGATGCACGCTTCATTAAGGATTATTGCCCGGTGGTGGAGTTCGGTCTTGTCGGGCAAACCATGCATATGGTCGATGAACGTGTCGCACTTGATGATCTCGAAGAACTGACGCAGATTTACGAACGCTTTATCGCGGACTTCTTTGGGTAA
- the dapD gene encoding 2,3,4,5-tetrahydropyridine-2,6-dicarboxylate N-succinyltransferase, with amino-acid sequence MKKPDLAALESTIDKAFDERDGVNTATRGEIRDAVEQSLILLDRGEARVAEKKEDGNWHVNQWLKKAVLLSFRLNPMEVIKGGPGQSSWWDKVPSKFEGWTANEFEKAGFRAVPNAVVRHSAYIAPNAILMPSFVNLGAYVDEGTMVDTWATVGSCAQIGKNVHLSGGVGIGGVLEPMQAGPTIIEDNCFIGARSEVVEGCIVREGAVLGMGVFIGKSTKIVDRATGDVFYGEVPPYSVVVAGTMPGKPFPNGEQGPSLYCAVIVKRVDEKTRSKTSINELLRD; translated from the coding sequence ATGAAAAAGCCAGACCTCGCCGCCCTTGAAAGCACCATAGACAAGGCTTTTGACGAACGCGATGGCGTTAATACGGCAACGCGCGGAGAAATCCGCGACGCCGTTGAACAGTCGCTCATTTTGCTCGACCGTGGTGAGGCCCGTGTCGCAGAAAAAAAAGAAGACGGCAACTGGCATGTTAATCAATGGCTGAAAAAGGCTGTTTTACTCTCCTTCCGGCTCAACCCGATGGAAGTCATCAAGGGCGGACCGGGGCAATCCTCCTGGTGGGACAAGGTGCCTTCCAAATTTGAAGGCTGGACGGCCAACGAATTCGAGAAAGCAGGATTTCGTGCTGTACCCAATGCTGTCGTGCGCCACTCAGCCTATATTGCGCCCAACGCTATCCTGATGCCCTCCTTTGTCAATCTTGGCGCCTATGTTGATGAAGGCACCATGGTCGATACCTGGGCAACAGTCGGTTCCTGCGCGCAGATCGGCAAAAATGTGCACCTGTCTGGCGGCGTCGGCATTGGTGGTGTTCTGGAGCCAATGCAGGCAGGCCCCACCATCATTGAGGACAATTGCTTTATCGGTGCGCGCTCCGAAGTCGTCGAAGGCTGCATCGTGCGCGAAGGCGCGGTGCTTGGCATGGGTGTTTTCATCGGCAAATCGACCAAAATTGTCGACCGCGCAACGGGTGATGTCTTCTATGGCGAAGTGCCGCCCTATTCGGTGGTGGTCGCAGGTACCATGCCGGGCAAGCCTTTTCCTAACGGTGAACAGGGACCAAGCCTTTATTGCGCGGTGATCGTCAAGCGCGTGGACGAAAAGACCCGTTCGAAAACCTCGATCAATGAATTGCTGCGTGATTGA
- a CDS encoding DNA recombination protein RmuC yields the protein MENQNLLNEPLLQLGATSISLGNILLTGIVVVVLCLALFLIAAARSARLRAVAEAQAEDRAQDAEHRMAEILKAQAEMQGRMQTMAEVFGSRQAELNQSIRERLDGMTHRIGQTMTEQTRSTHENLAKLQERLAVIDTAQNNIQSLAGQVVQLQAILANKQTRGAFGQSRMEAIIADGLPQGAYEFQATLSNSTRPDCLVRMPNKAPSLVIDAKFPLEAWNAMREAEHPEAKKPAVTQFRRDMEVHIKDVSDKYLIPGETQDTAFLFVPSESIFADIHEHFEALIQRAHRARIVIVSPSLLMLSIQVIQAILKDARMREQAHVIQGEVIRLMEDVGRLDERVRKLQTHFVQANKDIDDILVSSNKVTRRGAKIEALEFGPAPDTDAPQSKQAENPASQLHLRVVDED from the coding sequence ATGGAAAATCAGAATCTTCTCAACGAACCACTTTTGCAGCTTGGCGCCACATCGATTTCTCTGGGGAACATTCTTCTCACAGGCATTGTTGTGGTTGTGCTCTGCCTCGCGCTATTTCTGATCGCTGCTGCACGTTCGGCACGATTGCGCGCCGTTGCAGAAGCGCAGGCCGAAGACCGGGCACAGGACGCCGAACACCGCATGGCCGAGATTTTGAAAGCACAGGCCGAAATGCAGGGCCGCATGCAGACCATGGCCGAAGTGTTCGGCTCGCGGCAGGCTGAGCTCAATCAGTCGATCCGCGAACGGCTGGATGGCATGACGCATCGCATCGGCCAGACCATGACAGAGCAGACCCGCTCGACCCATGAAAATCTTGCCAAGCTGCAGGAGCGTCTCGCCGTCATCGACACGGCGCAGAACAATATCCAGTCGCTTGCAGGCCAGGTCGTGCAGTTACAGGCAATCCTCGCCAACAAGCAGACACGCGGCGCGTTCGGCCAGTCGCGCATGGAAGCCATCATCGCCGATGGCCTGCCGCAAGGGGCCTATGAATTTCAGGCGACGCTCTCAAACAGCACCCGGCCCGATTGCCTTGTGCGCATGCCCAACAAAGCGCCGTCTCTGGTGATCGACGCAAAATTTCCACTCGAGGCATGGAACGCCATGCGCGAAGCCGAGCACCCGGAAGCCAAAAAACCCGCCGTCACACAATTCCGCCGTGACATGGAGGTGCATATCAAGGATGTCTCCGACAAATATCTGATACCCGGCGAAACGCAGGACACAGCTTTTTTGTTTGTTCCGTCCGAGTCTATTTTTGCCGATATTCATGAGCATTTCGAAGCACTGATCCAACGTGCGCACCGCGCAAGGATCGTCATCGTCTCACCATCGCTTCTGATGTTGTCCATTCAGGTCATTCAGGCAATCTTGAAGGATGCTCGTATGCGCGAACAGGCACATGTCATTCAGGGCGAAGTCATCCGCTTGATGGAAGATGTAGGCCGCCTCGATGAACGTGTGCGCAAGCTGCAAACGCATTTTGTGCAGGCTAACAAGGATATCGACGATATTCTGGTGTCATCAAACAAGGTAACCAGGCGCGGCGCAAAGATCGAAGCGCTGGAGTTTGGGCCGGCCCCCGATACGGACGCGCCTCAGAGCAAACAAGCGGAAAACCCCGCCAGTCAATTGCACCTACGTGTGGTGGACGAGGATTGA
- a CDS encoding SelT/SelW/SelH family protein, whose protein sequence is MIEYPRISITYCTQCNWMLRAAWMAQELLQTFGQDVAEVALRPGTGGIFEIRVHIADDSEELIWERKRDGGFPEAKILKQRVRDLVWPERDLGHSENKPKSE, encoded by the coding sequence ATGATAGAATATCCCCGCATTTCCATCACCTACTGCACGCAATGCAACTGGATGCTGCGCGCCGCGTGGATGGCGCAGGAACTGTTGCAGACATTCGGGCAGGATGTGGCCGAAGTGGCCTTGCGCCCCGGGACCGGTGGGATTTTTGAAATCCGTGTGCATATTGCTGATGATAGCGAGGAGCTTATCTGGGAGCGCAAGCGCGATGGCGGTTTCCCGGAAGCCAAGATTTTGAAACAGCGTGTGCGCGATCTCGTCTGGCCGGAACGCGATCTGGGCCATTCGGAGAATAAGCCCAAATCTGAATAG